One genomic segment of Brevinematia bacterium includes these proteins:
- a CDS encoding PAS domain-containing protein, giving the protein MTIKDVINYLYRFKSPILLIGDTTSLKGYVNTREIITLMNVGFDEVESIPREAKVNDILSLPKDDVKNSETFPILNLQNNSIDLISRKELFYFIDKDLSHLEIDFEILLRNLPLPIVITDRFNNIVWINLKFLELTDLNDEEIIGRNVNLLFQGEKKKTVIKGKEYTVVLSEIIVYDIKVKTFVFVPKT; this is encoded by the coding sequence ATGACAATAAAGGATGTTATAAATTATCTATACAGATTCAAAAGTCCCATACTCCTGATAGGAGATACTACAAGCTTAAAAGGATATGTTAACACCAGAGAAATAATTACTTTGATGAATGTAGGGTTTGATGAAGTAGAAAGCATACCCAGAGAAGCTAAAGTAAACGATATACTCTCTCTGCCCAAGGATGATGTAAAAAACTCAGAAACTTTTCCCATCTTAAACTTGCAAAACAACAGCATAGATTTAATCTCTAGGAAAGAACTTTTCTATTTTATTGACAAAGATCTCTCGCATCTGGAAATAGACTTTGAGATTCTGCTCCGTAACCTTCCACTACCTATAGTGATAACGGACAGATTTAACAACATAGTGTGGATTAATCTAAAATTTCTGGAGCTTACTGACCTCAACGATGAAGAGATAATAGGTAGAAATGTGAATTTGTTATTCCAAGGAGAAAAAAAGAAGACAGTAATAAAAGGCAAAGAATACACTGTCGTGCTTTCTGAGATAATTGTCTACGACATCAAGGTAAAAACTTTTGTCTTTGTTCCTAAAACCTAA